The following are from one region of the Rhipicephalus microplus isolate Deutch F79 chromosome 1, USDA_Rmic, whole genome shotgun sequence genome:
- the LOC142768305 gene encoding uncharacterized protein LOC142768305 isoform X2, translating into MHRRRKLIGFSSILVSIRYPAARFWTHHPRWVSAIHQRSSASASTLDTAMGKAQFLSRAGYGLTLSRRRNVLAYLHQQHTRSSVPIDKGGLYSSFWSLPRSLVLWSTRPNSDDGEPHEWAAVGDSGVSTTFPMHDAPVVQHLEASTLGFTRKTALDHVLLRASPSL; encoded by the exons ATGCACCGCAGACGGAAGCTG attggcttcagtTCCATTTTAGTTTCCAttaggtatcctgccgcccggttttgGACCCATCACCCTCgttgggtaagcgccatccatcagaggtcatcagcatcagcatcaacgCTGGACACCGCCATG GGCAAAGCCCAATTCCTCTCTCGGGCTGGTTACGGCCTAACACTCAGCCGCCGACGCAATGTCCTGGCTTATCTACATCAGCAGCACACCAGGAGTTCAGTGCCGATCGACAAAGGTGGTCTGTACTCCTCTTTCTGGAGTCTTCCACGCAGCCTGGTGCTATGGTCGACTCGACCCAACAGCGACGATGGAGAACCACACGAGTGGGCAGCAGTTGGCGACTCGGGCGTTAGCACCACTTTCCCGATGCATGATGCACCTGTGGTACAGCACCTGGAGGCGTCAACGCTCGGCTTCACAAGAAAGACGGCGCTT GACCACGTTCTGCTTCGCGCATCGCCGTCGCTGTAA
- the LOC142768305 gene encoding uncharacterized protein LOC142768305 isoform X1 has protein sequence MHRRRKLIGFSSILVSIRYPAARFWTHHPRWVSAIHQRSSASASTLDTAMGKAQFLSRAGYGLTLSRRRNVLAYLHQQHTRSSVPIDKGGLYSSFWSLPRSLVLWSTRPNSDDGEPHEWAAVGDSGVSTTFPMHDAPVVQHLEASTLGFTRKTALVGAFYTHIRCFVAHDELLDVVE, from the exons ATGCACCGCAGACGGAAGCTG attggcttcagtTCCATTTTAGTTTCCAttaggtatcctgccgcccggttttgGACCCATCACCCTCgttgggtaagcgccatccatcagaggtcatcagcatcagcatcaacgCTGGACACCGCCATG GGCAAAGCCCAATTCCTCTCTCGGGCTGGTTACGGCCTAACACTCAGCCGCCGACGCAATGTCCTGGCTTATCTACATCAGCAGCACACCAGGAGTTCAGTGCCGATCGACAAAGGTGGTCTGTACTCCTCTTTCTGGAGTCTTCCACGCAGCCTGGTGCTATGGTCGACTCGACCCAACAGCGACGATGGAGAACCACACGAGTGGGCAGCAGTTGGCGACTCGGGCGTTAGCACCACTTTCCCGATGCATGATGCACCTGTGGTACAGCACCTGGAGGCGTCAACGCTCGGCTTCACAAGAAAGACGGCGCTTGTGGGTGCATTTTATACACATATACGCTGCTTCGTAGCACACGACGAACTACTAGACGTGGTCGAATAG